The Pararge aegeria chromosome 8, ilParAegt1.1, whole genome shotgun sequence genome window below encodes:
- the LOC120625664 gene encoding uncharacterized protein LOC120625664 isoform X1 has product MSATSDYESAVRQDYGPTTSSENMYEHVLDHKLTSTMDISSIRTPVLRAVPISSTQGDPEPDSTNPESIIQTVHKVDSKDIEYINEKRCEAEMSIDSLPRIVRIEETTIENVGHIAYPIIQETDDSGDGNYIENTAALIQTPLNTSIVQTVGKLPQNFTINVDAAVGNISHTQLAAIQNVSQDVSGNQTLWLPTILATSAAPDGKNDDDRTHSGVSQIIITSESYVTDPIPSNRRTNIITEASYISRPKTSKVQILSNISLPKNSNYPQQYITQSKEISAPVYGTQNHVYKLSANVVSQKQLNSAMLSTKPPKNQSLIGAASLSPTVINNSSMKNVPYGHTYSKSTNLNKLNNGANLNAIVAASSGSTQCHILSRVVSGPNKLSVHSGRKSVSTFKGSKSSQVNQKNQSRSIKIIQQAGTAHKSESKPWPLASVTYKSQASSYGIVESNTSKVIQKVGSPTHKNQQTMTVQKIPKGERLVLQSPCGPVLLSTGPISTSLAKGPHYVQSGATPNLRYVQTYGPDNQLSTVSQVSANQQLTAQILKSLSQPKLILQQSQTPIHTINHKPLAVVTIEEPVEAKPINQKRIVFGDKSTLLTADDIVGMEERPNLSEELRRYSFQALAFIMLDHTYALPVQKQPIVSTPSSTVALLSPIITSTITTTTPMSPLKSSPAPVTNVSQELSPNIPISTSSIAPIPVTSVQLGVLTYKPQLPPLPPQDEDTASVTSSIEGERRPPMPGGSDTETAPEGEEEGKTRCICNFTHDDGYMICCDRCGEWQHVDCMGIDRNNIPDTYMCELCHPRPIDRRHARAIQMRKREELSALGASDSDSSECGRAPGQRRKRLLTVTTYTNTSGSCVTTYNSSLPVLPPVPQPSLTLPKRGPKRPKKAEVVRKGTKRKLAEKRVKRKKEMMLNRSKYNTNMSTQSHWRDQYELAVTNHYSPELRAKIMKYSSKLGSTANMAAAVTANLCTTVPHAGGKILIATKDLKDNSPIIELRGKYMLSIQHRPQLQNSARAGSQKPGPFVFFYRLPKDNTQICIDTRTYGNEARFVRRSCKPNAELQHCIVKGALHVYIVTISDIQSNTEITVGHDTNGSKQPCACGNPKHCKLNGLSPLATRKSVDYTQREKRSRNRCFSASSPVSPPLNLLVTTPTKDLPSPFGIIKSDKKSPIKHEYPPMSPVKEPLLSPDLPPPIKYEPLFMKQEKEEEIDLTAKEEMKPELDEPDFVKIEPKVEENMEEPEDDDDDDDDDDDDDDDDDDEDDDDDEDEDENEMEVEPERESILELKLDEHLIKEQEPILPPPVVVEKIVEPIKEILEEKPFTAEPKTVPKIEPKIETKLEPKVESKVEPKIEPKVEPKIEPKKELKIEPKIEPKIEPKVEPKVEPKVEPKVELKMEPKVEHERPVTRELTAKSACHDRSSRSSRTTCVNQDSMDDKTDDSQDKITAANKEKEKRKMTREERKMEAIMKAFERMEKAQQRKQEVKERQKRRESDPHPSNIDKDDDDDIHCSSRKRRKRKGRARTASQSNRRRLNSADSDMVTSGDEAGPMSPRAPLQSEHIMPTPELETPHEPVTEDLGLSSACLLVEAAVGSVESAFKLPKTKKTMATEWIGRSPERTPSPYQSPYRTALVSAPSLESLVRVASTMIGDLSGTPDYHDEEPSSPPRTPGRERNKPPKKAKRITRSTPPVEVPEVIPVQHSAKKRWLRQAISEESDSPIIDALVSESPPNEIVTPLKKRRMARESLSCEQNTIVTCNDETSPVLTSEDSPVKEDSLSLARQYKRNIMEIYSRDRTRSDSGQGSDDQCNIDHDVLNVNLRGPHNSEHIRRIIGVPPTPEQDVPPDITKPEDIVMNNNNLELDEGAYNNKVVPMEIDTTVVTQTKLESNENIPEIKDLKGIESPNDKVHSSQSADTSGNSSPQRDEMDDIQKKIHSFHTENIQILKSRNKKPPKEKRKKVNLNFDLNMVDDQISIQLRTEDDTGSKSPEINGDIHEEANSHEDVKLLVSPENIPLPPVDSIPLPEPENIPLPEETTPIVIPSPETIPLPEEPMEPSRTVIVQPLVEKVEEKCSDKQLNDRPSVLDNTLPFSARFSSTGLFSGIFSNMSHSFKVDNSINENIPNMSLIKSAIDRTTSLDASLFDKGSVSPVDELKSVQEILTRVNNMDSNNSVLLSGVLRGASVAAAGAAGAARPFARNNDPRLNPPPQDKPKPVRRKLSISEYRKRHLGAPAEEGAGGGEAEGGEWSRGSSGSASLSPQRLDAAAAAAADELEQRLHRDLNVQLPKGVFDAQPTASERQRENLSSRLRREFGLALPEDEDARLADTEAVAKRCDR; this is encoded by the exons ATGTCAGCGACATCAGATTACGAATCAGCGGTCCGGCAA gattATGGGCCGACCACCTCCAGTGAAAATATGTATGAGCATGTTTTGGATCATAAATTAACAAGTACTATGGATATATCAAGCATTCGAACACCTGTACTAAGGGCTGTTCCCATTTCATCTACTCAGGGTGATCCAGAACCTGATTCTACAAATCCCGAAAGCATAATTCAAACTGTTCACAAAGTAGACAGTAAAGATATTGAGTATATTAATGAAAAGAGATGTGAAGCAGAGATGTCCATTGATTCCCTTCCTAGAATTGTTAGAATTGAAGAAACTACAATTGAAAATGTAGGACATATAGCCTACCCCATTATACAAGAAACCGATGATTCTGGAGATGGCAACTATATAGAAAACACAGCAGCTCTCATTCAAACTCCATTGAATACTTCGATTGTTCAGACTGTCGGCAAACTGCCACAAAACTTCACAATAAATGTTGATGCTGCTGTAGGAAATATATCACATACACAACTTGCAGCCATACAGAATGTATCACAAGATGTATCAGGCAATCAAACATTATGGTTACCAACAATTCTGGCAACTAGTGCAGCTCCAGATggtaaaaatgatgatgacaGAACACATTCAGGTGTATCACAGATCATAATCACTAGTGAAAGCTATGTAACTGACCCAATTCCATCTAATCGTCGTACAAACATTATTACAGAGGCCAGCTACATTAGCAGACCTAAAACTTCTAAGGTTCAGATATTGAGCAATATATCTttaccaaaaaattcaaattaccCTCAACAGTATATAACTCAGAGTAAAGAGATATCTGCACCCGTATATGGAACTCAAAATCATGTATACAAGTTGAGTGCAAATGTTGTCTCACAAAAGCAATTGAACAGTGCAATGTTGAGCACAAAGCCACCTAAGAACCAGTCGCTGATAGGTGCAGCATCACTTTCACCCACAGTTATAAATAACAGTTCTATGAAGAATGTGCCATATGGTCATACATATTCAAAAAGCACGAACCTAAATAAGCTTAACAATGGTGCTAACTTAAATGCTATAGTTGCTGCCTCATCTGGTAGTACACAATGTCATATTTTATCAAGAGTAGTTTCCGGGCCAAATAAGTTATCGGTTCACTCTGGTAGGAAATCCGTAAGTACATTTAAAGGATCGAAAAGTTCTCAAGTAAATCAGAAGAATCAATCAAgatctattaaaataatacagcaGGCTGGTACTGCCCACAAATCTGAGAGTAAACCTTGGCCCTTGGCTAGTGTAACATATAAAAGCCAAGCATCAAGTTATGGAATAGTTGAGTCGAACACTTCAAAAGTGATACAGAAAGTTGGAAGTCCCACTCACAAAAATCAACAAACAATGACTGTGCAGAAGATTCCAAAAGGTGAACGCCTCGTTCTACAATCACCTTGTGGACCGGTTTTATTATCTACTGGTCCCATAAGCACCAGTTTAGCTAAAGGTCCACATTATGTCCAATCAGGTGCTACTCCAAATCTTAGATATGTTCAAACATATGGACCAGACAATCAGCTCTCTACAGTGTCCCAAGTATCTGCCAATCAGCAATTGACAGCACAGATCCTAAAATCTCTTTCACAGCCAAAACTTATATTGCAACAATCTCAAACACCTATACATACTATAAATCATAAGCCTCTTGCAGTGGTCACTATTGAAGAGCCAGTAGAAGCTAAACCTATAAACCAAAAGAGGATAGTCTT cgGGGATAAGTCTACCCTTTTGACAGCTGACGATATTGTTGGGATGGAGGAAAGACCCAATTTATCTGAAGAGTTACGTCGTTACTCATTCCAAGCTCTCGCATTTATCATGCTTGATCATACATATGCCTTGCCTGTACAGAAACAGCCAATTGTTAGTACTCCAAGCAGTACTGTGGCATTGTTGTCTCCAATTATAACTTCAACGATTACAACGACTACTCCAATGAGCCCATTAAAAAGTTCCCCAGCCCCAGTGACTAATGTTTCTCAAGAGTTATCACCAAATATACCTATCAGTACCAGTAGTATTGCTCCCATACCAGTGACATCTGTTCAACTAGGTGTTCTTACATACAAACCTCAGCTGCCGCCATTGCCTCCTCAAGATGAGGATACGGCATCTGTCACATCCTCAATAGAAGGGGAAAGAAGACCTCCCATGCCAGGTGGGAGTGACACTGAAACCGCCCCAGAAGGTGAAGAAGAGGGGAAAACTAgatgtatttgtaattttacacATGACGACGGATATATGATATGTTGCGACAGATGCGGCGAATGGCAACACGTTGACTGTATGGGAATAGACCGGAATAACATACCTGACACATACATGTGTGAATTATGCCATCCTCGTCCAATAGATAGGCGTCATGCTCGAGCTATACAAATGAGAAAAAGAGAAGAATTAAGCGCTTTAGGAGCATCTGATTCAGATTCATCAGAATGTGGACGAGCTCCAGGGCAGAGAAGAAAACGGTTATTAACAGTTACAACATATACAAACACCAGTGGATCATGTGTAACTACATATAATTCCAGTTTACCTGTCTTGCCTCCAGTACCCCAACCTTCTCTAACATTACCAAAGAGAGGTCCTAAACGTCCCAAGAAAGCAGAGGTAGTTAGAAAAGGGACAAAGAGAAAACTTGCGGAAAAAAGAGTGAAACGGAAGAAGGAAATGATGCTGAATAGAAGCAAATACAACACAAATATGTCCACTCAGTCTCATTGGCGAGATCAATACGAACTGGCTGTGACGAATCACTATAGCCCTGAACTACGCGCTAAAATTATGAAGTATAGCAGTAAACTTGGTAGCACAGCCAATATGGCGGCTGCGGTAACTGCAAATTTATGTACTACAGTTCCTCACGCCGGCGgtaaaatacttatagctacaAAAGATCTGAAGGACAATTCTCCCATCATCGAATTGAGAGGGAAATACATGCTCTCAATCCAACACAGGCCACAACTACAAAATTCAGCACGTGCCGGTAGTCAAAAACCGGgtccttttgtatttttctataGATTACCGAAAGATAACACACAAATATGTATTGACACGAGGACATACGGTAACGAAGCAAGATTCGTGCGTCGTTCTTGTAAACCTAACGCTGAATTGCAGCATTGCATCGTTAAAGGCGCATTGCACGTTTATATTGTAACTATAAGTGACATTCAGTCGAATACCGAAATAACTGTTGGACATGACACAAATGGTAGCAAACAACCATGCGCTTGTGGAAATCCTAAGCACTGTAAATTGAATGGACTAAGTCCTTTGGCAACTCGAAAAAGTGTAGATTATACGCAAAGAGAAAAGAGAAGTAGGAATAGATGCTTTAGTGCATCGTCACCCGTATCGCCTCCTTTAAATCTTCTTGTAACAACTCCCACAAAAGATCTACCGTCACCATTCGGTATTATTAAATCTGACAAGAAATCCCCTATAAAACACGAGTATCCTCCTATGTCGCCAGTCAAAGAACCCTTACTTTCTCCAGACTTACCTCCACCTATAAAGTATGAACCATTATTTATGAagcaagaaaaagaagaagagatAGACTTGACAGCAAAAGAAGAAATGAAACCAGAACTTGATGAACCCGATTTTGTTAAAATAGAACCCAAAGTTGAAGAAAATATGGAAGAAccagaagatgatgatgacgatgacgacgatgacgatgacgacgatgacgacgatgacgatgaagacgatgatgatgatgaagacgaaGATGAAAATGAAATGGAGGTTGAACCGGAGCGGGAATCTATTTTAGAGTTAAAATTAGACGAACATTTAATTAAAGAGCAGGAACCTATTTTACCTCCGCCGGTTGTTGTAGAAAAAATTGTGGAACCAATAAAAGAAATACTAGAGGAGAAACCTTTTACAGCTGAACCAAAAACGGTTCCCAAAATAGAACCCAAGATAGAAACGAAATTGGAGCCTAAAGTAGAATCAAAAGTCGAACCTAAAATAGAACCTAAAGTAGAACCTAAAATTGAACCTAAAAAAGAACTTAAAATAGAACCTAAAATAGAACCTAAAATAGAACCTAAAGTAGAACCTAAAGTAGAACCTAAGGTTGAACCTAAAGTGGAACTTAAAATGGAACCTAAAGTAGAACATGAGAGACCTGTCACTCGGGAGCTAACTGCCAAATCTGCGTGTCATGATAGATCATCGAGATCAAGTCGTACTACTTGCGTCAATCAAGACTCTATGGACGACAAAACTGACGACTCTCAAGACAAAATCACCGCTGCTAATAAGGAGAAAGAAAAACGGAAAATG aCTCGAGAAGAGCGTAAAATGGAAGCTATAATGAAGGCTTTTGAAAGGATGGAAAAAGCTCAGCAGAGGAAACAGGAGGTCAAAGAAAGGCAAAAGAGGAGGGAGTCTGATCCTCATCCCAGCAAcattgataaagatgatgatgatgatatacattGTAGTTCTAGGAAGAGGAGGAA ACGTAAAGGTCGCGCACGCACAGCATCCCAATCAAACAGACGTCGTCTCAATTCGGCTGACAGTGACATGGTAACGTCTGGAGATGAGGCCGGACCAATGTCTCCGCGAGCCCCGCTTCAATCTGAACATATCATGCCCACACCAGAACTAGAAACTCCACATGAACCAGTGACTGAG GATCTGGGCTTAAGTTCGGCATGCCTACTCGTCGAAGCTGCGGTCGGGTCGGTCGAATCGGCGTTCAAACTACCCAAAACGAAGAAAACCATGGCAACAGAATGGATTGGACGATCGCCCGAACGAACCCCTTCACCATACCAATCTCCGTACAGAACTGCATTAGTATCTGCACCATCATTAGAAAGTTTAGTCAGAGTTGCCTCCACAATGATTGGAGATCTCAGTGGGACACCGGATTACCATGATGAAGAGCCATCATCACCTCCAAGGACCCCTGGAAGGGAGAGAAATAAACCTCCTAAGAAGGCTAAAAGGATTACAAGAAGCACCCCTCCAGTGGAAGTTCCTGAAGTGATTCCAGTACAGCATAGTGCTAAGAAACGTTGGTTGAGACAAGCCATTAGTGAGGAAAGCGATTCACCGATAATag ATGCATTGGTTTCAGAATCCCCGCCGAACGAAATTGTAACACCATTAAAGAAGAGACGTATGGCCAGGGAATCATTGTCTTGTGAGCAGAATACTATTGTGACT TGTAACGACGAGACGTCTCCCGTATTAACATCTGAGGATTCTCCAGTAAAAGAAGACTCGTTATCTTTAGCACGTCAATATAAACGGAATATAATGGAAATTTACAGTCGGGACCGGACAAGGTCTGATAGTGGACAAGGCTCTGATGATCAGTGTAACATTGATCATGACGTATTAAATGTTAATCTAAGAGGTCCACATAATTCGGAACATATAAGAAGGATTATTGGAGTACCACCAACACCAGAACAGGACGTGCCCCCTGACATAACTAAACCAGAAGATATTGTCATGAATAACAACAATTTGGAACTTGATGAGGGAGCCTACAACAATAAAGTTGTGCCAATGGAGATTGACACAACAGTAGTAACACAAACAAAATTAGAATCAAATGAAAACATCCCAGAAATCAAGGATCTAAAAGGCATAGAGAGCCCGAATGATAAAGTACATAGCTCCCAATCAGCTGATACGTCCGGCAACTCGTCTCCGCAGCGTGACGAGATGGATGATATCCAGAAGAAAATACATTCATTTCACACagaaaacatacaaatactgAAGAGTAGAAACAAGAAACCTCCAAAAGAAAAGCGGAAGAAGGTTAATCTAAACTTTGACCTTAACATGGTGGACGATCAGATCAGTATACAATTACGCACCGAAGATGACACAGGATCAAAATCGCCAGAAATTAATGGTGATATTCATGAAGAAGCTAATTCTCACGAGGATGTAAAGTTGCTTGTTTCGCCCGAAAACATACCTTTACCGCCCGTTGATTCGATACCGCTACCAGAGCCTGAGAACATACCACTGCCTGAAGAAACCACGCCGATAGTCATACCATCCCCCGAAACAATACCTCTACCCGAAGAGCCAATGGAGCCTTCGAGAACGGTGATTGTTCAACCACTGGTTGAAAAAGTTGAAGAAAAATGTAGTGATAAACAGTTAAATGACAGACCGTCAGTGTTAGACAACACACTGCCGTTTTCGGCTCGTTTCAGCTCGACTGGTTTATTTTCTGGGATATTCAGTAATATGTCTCATTCATTCAAAGTGGACAACTCAATAAATGAAAACATACCAAATATGTCGTTAATAAAAAGTGCAATAGATAGGACTACAAGTTTAGACGCTAGTTTGTTCGATAAAGGTAGTGTTAGCCCAGTGGACGAGTTGAAGAGTGTACAGGAGATTTTAACTCGCGTGAACAATATGGACTCTAATAACAGTGTGTTGTTGTCTGGAGTTTTGCgcggggccagcgtggcggcGGCTGGCGCCGCCGGAGCCGCCAGGCCCTTCGCCAGGAACAACGACCCGCGCCTCAACCCGCCTCCTCAGGACAAGCCTAAACCTGTTCGGAGAAAG CTGTCCATCAGCGAGTACCGCAAGCGGCACCTGGGCGCGCCGGCGGAGgagggcgcgggcggcggcgaGGCGGAGGGGGGCGAGTGGTCGCGGGGCTCCTCGGGCTCGGCCTCGCTGTCCCCGCAGCGGCTGgacgcggcggcggcggcggcggccgaCGAGCTCGAGCAGCGCCTGCACCGGGACCTCAACGTGCAACTGCCCAAAg GCGTATTCGACGCGCAGCCAACTGCGTCGGAGCGGCAACGCGAAAACCTGAGCTCTCGGCTACGGCGAGAGTTTGGACTCGCGCTCCCCGAAGACGAGGATGCGCGCCTCGCGGATACCG AAGCGGTTGCGAAGCGCTGCGACAGGTAG